One segment of Xiphias gladius isolate SHS-SW01 ecotype Sanya breed wild chromosome 1, ASM1685928v1, whole genome shotgun sequence DNA contains the following:
- the nip7 gene encoding 60S ribosome subunit biogenesis protein NIP7 homolog: protein MRPLTDEETKTMFEKLSKYIGENIRLLVDRPDGTYCFRLHSDRVYYMSEKILKLATNFSRDKLVSVGTCFGKFTKTSKFRLHITALDFLAPYAKFKVWVKPGAEQSFLYGNHVLKSGLGRITENTMQYQGVVVYSMADVPLGFGVAAKSTQECRRVDPMSIVVFHQADVGEFIRNEDTLT, encoded by the exons ATGAGGCCGTTAACAGACGAGGAGACGAAAACAATGTTTGAGAAACTGTCGAAATA CATCGGTGAAAACATAAGACTGCTTGTGGACCGACCCGACGGCACCTACTGTTTCAGGCTGCACAGTGATCGTGTGTACTACATGAG TGAGAAAATTCTTAAGTTGGCCACGAACTTTTCCCGTGACAAGCTCGTGTCAGTGGGAACGTGTTTTGGAAAGTTCACGAAGACCAGCAAGTTCCGCCTGCACATCACGGCTCTGGATTTTCTGGCCCCCTATGCAAAG TTCAAGGTGTGGGTGAAGCCTGGAGCAGAGCAGTCTTTCCTCTATGGGAACCACGTGTTAAAATCCGGGCTTGGGAGAATCACTGAGAACACTATGCAGTACCAGGGAGTTGTGGTCTACTCCATGGCTGATGTGCCCCTG GGTTTTGGAGTTGCAGCCAAGTCCACACAGGAGTGCCGGCGAGTGGACCCCATGTCCATTGTAGTGTTCCACCAGGCTGATGTGGGAGAGTTCATTAGGAACGAAGATACGCTAACATAG
- the cdc42se2 gene encoding CDC42 small effector protein 2 gives MTEFWVCFSCCIAEQPQPKRRRRIDRSMIGEPTNFVHTTHVGSGDMGLGLASVDLVQAQMKSKGGYAHGGSEGSQL, from the exons ATGACTGAGTTCTGGGTTTGTTTCAGCTGCTGCATTGCAGAGCAGCCGCAACCT AAACGGCGGCGACGGATCGATCGCTCCATGATCGGAGAGCCAACAAACTTTGTTCACACCACACATGTAGGCTCAGGGGACATGGGCCTAGGACTGGCAtca GTGGACCTTGTTCAGGCCCAGATGAAATCTAAAGGGGGCTACGCACATGGAGGGTCTGAAGGTTCCCAGTTGTAA
- the LOC120793922 gene encoding interferon regulatory factor 1-like, which yields MQQPGRLRLRPWLEEQIQSGSYPGVSWLDQSARIFQIPWTHAARHGWSIDRDATLFRSWAMHTGRYCPGKDKPDPKTWKANFRCALNSLPDICELREHSRKRGSNAYRVYRMLPSTQTQRRRRGLRFSRPRERQASLGDDTCTMYTWQPTTTRPISDTPQRVETPAEDIFSNTQTYGMWEANPEDQEQNEAVFKLMDHLSNADLWNQTGEQRRWKTHTLWDQWPCAGDDNPYSLHPENYSDLFGPNSI from the exons ATGCAGCAACCCGGCCGGCTGAGGCTGAGGCCGTGGCTGGAGGAGCAGATACAATCTGGGAGTTATCCAGGGGTCAGCTGGCTGGACCAG TCAGCGCGTATCTTCCAAATCCCATGGACGCATGCGGCTCGTCATGGCTGGAGTATTGACCGAGATGCTACACTCTTCCGGAGCTGGGCCATGCACACTG GACGGTACTGTCCAGGCAAAGACAAGCCAGATCCCAAGACGTGGAAAGCGAATTTCCGCTGCGCCTTGAATTCTCTGCCTGACATCTGTGAGCTGCGGGAACACAGCAGGAAGAGAGGCAGCAATGCCTACAGAGTCTACAGGATGCTGcccagcacacaaacacaaagacgcAGGAGAG GGCTGCGGTTCAGCAGGCCCCGAGAAAGACAGGCGAGTTTAGGTGATGATACATGCACCATGTACACTTGGCAACCGACAACAACAAGACCCATTTCAGACACACCACAGAGGGTAGAGACCCCTGCAGAGGACATATTTAGCAACACTCAAACATATG GGATGTGGGAGGCCAACCCTGAGGACCAGGAACAGAATGAGGCTGTGTTTAAG TTGATGGATCACTTAAGCAATGCTGACCTCTGGAACCAAACTGGGGAGCAGAGaagatggaaaacacacacactgtgggaCCAATGGCCCT GTGCTGGTGATGATAACCCGTACTCTCTGCACCCAGAGAACTACAGTGATCTGTTTGGTCCAAACTCCATTTAA
- the LOC120788110 gene encoding uncharacterized protein LOC120788110 isoform X1: MEINRRVRRRMFLYLMILGNVATVITCSGVSNETGPDLDCTNHFVSQMFCDFGAQNCSEYILTLLGDDGEGETHCALKQCDSGRCCCSVQMILVLGETHTATVWRGNERVESKKIDVSASTKPQTPNIASVKETNGNFLVTWKATDAGIFRESLTAHLMYHKKGDTEKQVVQSFKPTTIDGWNIYEIPGRNLESSTTYVVSVKSQTSWSGRFSDSSNEWEFTTRASPNALIFALIISLSIAAVLISSAIFGCYVKLKTKWWDTVAKCSKPKLLIMHPNEQEFLKPEPPIISSVCVEPLIPDDSKMWSKGSLTDTSGGSPQQSSGISTNSSCLSYANTEPADIIAGVQDALGKAFPNISPISALTTNLLTESNKDSGLFSAPNNLFVVSADDMSSGSSGFDNKTYSILIPSCQGQIVMGRSDVQTQAKMVCDSAYHPSEGDVVTCSDQQAPACPLLNLPAVVSSLLPTDMSYQQHNADSERFSCAEDSSLSSFSSGTITIASCDPVYRVEAGLESFDEVVSGATKPNGKMEEATVCDDNPCYGCLPAGSHSFPPVDDDYQAFQNLVGKPDFFLSEARSGEKEEHLDKYPAESSAKIPPVIQLFTDDVQGGQCLSELQRSFLPLITANQPMPLIPDSGYQSV, from the exons ATGGAGATAAACAG GCGAGTTCGCCGCAGGATGTTTCTCTACCTGATGATTTTAGGAAATGTTGCCACCGTCATAACTTGCTCTG GAGTCAGTAACGAAACAGGCCCAGATCTCGACTGTACCAACCACTTTGTTTCACAGATGTTTTGCGACTTTGGAGCACAAAACTGCTCTGAATACATTTTGACTCTCCTGGGCGACGATGGGGAAGG AGAGACTCATTGTGCTCTCAAGCAGTGTGACAGTGGACGGTGTTGTTGCTCTGTCCAAATGATACTTGTTCTCGGGGAGACCCATACAGCGACGGTTTGGAGAGGGAACGAACGTGTGGAGTCCAAAAAAATCGACGTCTCAGCGAGCA CAAAGCCCCAAACCCCAAATATCGCATCAGTGAAAGAAACCAACGGGAATTTTCTGGTGACGTGGAAAGCAACTGATGCGGGCATTTTCAGGGAAAGCTTGACTGCTCATTTGATGTACCATAAAAAGGGAGACACGGAAAAG CAGGTCGTTCAGTCTTTCAAACCAACTACCATTGATGGATGGAATATCTATGAAATACCTGGTCGAAATTTGGAGTCAAGTACAACATATGTGGTCAGCGTGAAAAGCCAAACAAGCTGGAGTGGCAGATTCAGTGACAGTAGCAACGAGTGGGAATTCACAACCC GTGCCTCCCCTAATGCCTTGATCTTTGCGCTCATCATCAGCCTCAGTATTGCTGCAGTGTTAATCAGCAGTGCTATATTTGGCTGTTATGTAAA GTTGAAGACAAAGTGGTGGGACACGGTTGCCAAATGTTCAAAACCAAAACTTCTTATTATGCATCCAAATGAGCAAGAG TTCTTGAAACCCGAGCCACCCatcatttcctctgtctgtgtggagCCCCTTATTCCAGATGACAGCAAAATGTG GTCGAAGGGGTCACTGACAGACACTAGCGGTGGGAGCCCACAGCAAAGCAGCGGAATCAGCACTAACTCCTCCTGTCTCAGTTATGCGAACACAGAACCTGCTGACATTATAGCCGGTGTTCAGGATGCCCTTGGTAAAGCCTTCCCCAATATCAGCCCGATATCAGCTCTGACCACCAATCTGCTCACAGAATCCAACAAAGACAGTGGTTTATTCTCCGCTCCAAACAATCTTTTTGTTGTCAGCGCTGATGACATGAGCTCTGGATCATCAGGTTTTGACAACAAAACCTATTCCATTCTCATTCCCAGCTGCCAAGGTCAGATCGTGATGGGCAGATCTGACGTCCAGACGCAGGCTAAAATGGTTTGTGACTCTGCATACCATCCTAGTGAGGGTGACGTGGTGACCTGCTCTGACCAGCAGGCACCAGCTTGTCCGCTCCTCAATTTACCAGCGGTGGTTTCATCTCTTCTGCCAACGGACATGTCATATCAGCAACACAATGCAGATTCTGAGAGATTCTCATGTGCAGAGGACTCCAGTTTGTCCTCCTTCTCTAGTGGCACCATCACAATCGCCTCATGTGATCCTGTGTACAGAGTTGAGGCGGGGCTTGAGAGTTTTGACGAGGTGGTCAGCGGTGCGACAAAGccaaatggaaaaatggaagaGGCCACCGTATGTGATGACAATCCCTGCTATGGCTGTCTGCCTGCCGGCTCGCACAGCTTTCCTCCAGTGGATGACGACTACCAGGCCTTTCAAAATCTAGTGGGGAAACCTGATTTTTTCCTTTCGGAAGCAAGAAGTGGCGAGAAAGAGGAACATTTGGATAAATATCCGGCGGAATCATCCGCCAAGATCCCTCCAGTGATTCAACTTTTCACTGACGATGTCCAGGGTGGCCAGTGTCTTTCTGAGCTCCAAAGATCTTTTCTCCCTTTGATCACTGCCAACCAACCTATGCCATTAATCCCGGACAGTGGCTATCAGAGTGTGTAG
- the LOC120788110 gene encoding uncharacterized protein LOC120788110 isoform X2 yields the protein MEINRRVRRRMFLYLMILGNVATVITCSGVSNETGPDLDCTNHFVSQMFCDFGAQNCSEYILTLLGDDGEGETHCALKQCDSGRCCCSVQMILVLGETHTATVWRGNERVESKKIDVSASTKPQTPNIASVKETNGNFLVTWKATDAGIFRESLTAHLMYHKKGDTEKVVQSFKPTTIDGWNIYEIPGRNLESSTTYVVSVKSQTSWSGRFSDSSNEWEFTTRASPNALIFALIISLSIAAVLISSAIFGCYVKLKTKWWDTVAKCSKPKLLIMHPNEQEFLKPEPPIISSVCVEPLIPDDSKMWSKGSLTDTSGGSPQQSSGISTNSSCLSYANTEPADIIAGVQDALGKAFPNISPISALTTNLLTESNKDSGLFSAPNNLFVVSADDMSSGSSGFDNKTYSILIPSCQGQIVMGRSDVQTQAKMVCDSAYHPSEGDVVTCSDQQAPACPLLNLPAVVSSLLPTDMSYQQHNADSERFSCAEDSSLSSFSSGTITIASCDPVYRVEAGLESFDEVVSGATKPNGKMEEATVCDDNPCYGCLPAGSHSFPPVDDDYQAFQNLVGKPDFFLSEARSGEKEEHLDKYPAESSAKIPPVIQLFTDDVQGGQCLSELQRSFLPLITANQPMPLIPDSGYQSV from the exons ATGGAGATAAACAG GCGAGTTCGCCGCAGGATGTTTCTCTACCTGATGATTTTAGGAAATGTTGCCACCGTCATAACTTGCTCTG GAGTCAGTAACGAAACAGGCCCAGATCTCGACTGTACCAACCACTTTGTTTCACAGATGTTTTGCGACTTTGGAGCACAAAACTGCTCTGAATACATTTTGACTCTCCTGGGCGACGATGGGGAAGG AGAGACTCATTGTGCTCTCAAGCAGTGTGACAGTGGACGGTGTTGTTGCTCTGTCCAAATGATACTTGTTCTCGGGGAGACCCATACAGCGACGGTTTGGAGAGGGAACGAACGTGTGGAGTCCAAAAAAATCGACGTCTCAGCGAGCA CAAAGCCCCAAACCCCAAATATCGCATCAGTGAAAGAAACCAACGGGAATTTTCTGGTGACGTGGAAAGCAACTGATGCGGGCATTTTCAGGGAAAGCTTGACTGCTCATTTGATGTACCATAAAAAGGGAGACACGGAAAAG GTCGTTCAGTCTTTCAAACCAACTACCATTGATGGATGGAATATCTATGAAATACCTGGTCGAAATTTGGAGTCAAGTACAACATATGTGGTCAGCGTGAAAAGCCAAACAAGCTGGAGTGGCAGATTCAGTGACAGTAGCAACGAGTGGGAATTCACAACCC GTGCCTCCCCTAATGCCTTGATCTTTGCGCTCATCATCAGCCTCAGTATTGCTGCAGTGTTAATCAGCAGTGCTATATTTGGCTGTTATGTAAA GTTGAAGACAAAGTGGTGGGACACGGTTGCCAAATGTTCAAAACCAAAACTTCTTATTATGCATCCAAATGAGCAAGAG TTCTTGAAACCCGAGCCACCCatcatttcctctgtctgtgtggagCCCCTTATTCCAGATGACAGCAAAATGTG GTCGAAGGGGTCACTGACAGACACTAGCGGTGGGAGCCCACAGCAAAGCAGCGGAATCAGCACTAACTCCTCCTGTCTCAGTTATGCGAACACAGAACCTGCTGACATTATAGCCGGTGTTCAGGATGCCCTTGGTAAAGCCTTCCCCAATATCAGCCCGATATCAGCTCTGACCACCAATCTGCTCACAGAATCCAACAAAGACAGTGGTTTATTCTCCGCTCCAAACAATCTTTTTGTTGTCAGCGCTGATGACATGAGCTCTGGATCATCAGGTTTTGACAACAAAACCTATTCCATTCTCATTCCCAGCTGCCAAGGTCAGATCGTGATGGGCAGATCTGACGTCCAGACGCAGGCTAAAATGGTTTGTGACTCTGCATACCATCCTAGTGAGGGTGACGTGGTGACCTGCTCTGACCAGCAGGCACCAGCTTGTCCGCTCCTCAATTTACCAGCGGTGGTTTCATCTCTTCTGCCAACGGACATGTCATATCAGCAACACAATGCAGATTCTGAGAGATTCTCATGTGCAGAGGACTCCAGTTTGTCCTCCTTCTCTAGTGGCACCATCACAATCGCCTCATGTGATCCTGTGTACAGAGTTGAGGCGGGGCTTGAGAGTTTTGACGAGGTGGTCAGCGGTGCGACAAAGccaaatggaaaaatggaagaGGCCACCGTATGTGATGACAATCCCTGCTATGGCTGTCTGCCTGCCGGCTCGCACAGCTTTCCTCCAGTGGATGACGACTACCAGGCCTTTCAAAATCTAGTGGGGAAACCTGATTTTTTCCTTTCGGAAGCAAGAAGTGGCGAGAAAGAGGAACATTTGGATAAATATCCGGCGGAATCATCCGCCAAGATCCCTCCAGTGATTCAACTTTTCACTGACGATGTCCAGGGTGGCCAGTGTCTTTCTGAGCTCCAAAGATCTTTTCTCCCTTTGATCACTGCCAACCAACCTATGCCATTAATCCCGGACAGTGGCTATCAGAGTGTGTAG